The Nicotiana tabacum cultivar K326 chromosome 14, ASM71507v2, whole genome shotgun sequence genome contains a region encoding:
- the LOC107787622 gene encoding armadillo repeat-containing protein LFR — MQKRQSGGGAAGGSATPVAKRGRPVGSGGSNAAAASAASCAAADSVAPPTLLGPSLHVHYAFAEQNNKRIVLALQSGLKSELTWALNTLTLLSFKEKDEVRKDATPLAKIPGLLDALLQVIDDWRDIALPRVLVKTPRVRLLGANSAVTGFGNEYEALNSNNPLTHPSAGSGSSNKEAFVHKSTTKTRPGAWSFEEDGLFNLDEEGRAEKQLCAVAASNIIRNFSNMPDNEVIMAQHRHCLETIFQCLEDYVTEDEELVTNALETVVNLALLLNLRIFSSSKPSFIKMTEKRAVQALMGMLGSAVKAWHAGAAELIGRLIINPDNEPFLLPFASQIYKRLVDIMSLPPTDAQAAAVGALYNLTEINMDCRLKLASERWAIDRLLKVIKMPHPTPEVCRKAATILESLVLEPQNKPLLLVYENAFAEMLFGDARYSDIFARILYELTSRPSNKVASACGIWGM; from the exons ATGCAGAAGAGACAGAGCGGAGGCGGAGCAGCCGGTGGCTCCGCCACTCCGGTAGCAAAGAGAGGCCGTCCGGTCGGTAGTGGAGGCAGCAACGCTGCCGCTGCATCTGCCGCCTCCTGTGCTGCCGCCGACTCGGTAGCTCCCCCAACCCTCCTCGGCCCTTCCCTTCATGTTCACTATGCCTTCGCTG AACAGAATAATAAAAGGATTGTTCTAGCACTTCAAAGTGGATTGAAGAGTGAGCTGACATGGGCATTAAACACTCTCACTTTGCTATCATTTAAAGAGAAAGATGAAGTCCGAAAAGATGCAACCCCTCTTGCGAAAATTCCTGGGTTGCTTGATGCTCTACTTCAAGTT ATAGATGACTGGCGTGATATAGCCTTACCGAGGGTGCTCGTCAAGACACCACGTGTTCGACTTTTGGGTGCAAATTCAGCTGTTACTGGATTTGGAAATGAATATGAGGCCTTGAACTCAAATAATCCCTTAACCCATCCTAG TGCTGGATCTGGATCTTCCAACAAAGAGGCATTTGTTCATAAGAGTACTACGAAGACTCGCCCTGGAGCCTGGAGTTTTGAAGAAGATGGCCTATTTAATTTGGATGAGGAGGGGCGGGCTGAGAAGCAGCTGTGTGCTGTTGCTGCTTCAAACATTATCCGCAACTTCTCTAACATGCCAGATAATGAAGTCATCATGGCGCAGCATAGGCATTGCTTGGAAACCATATTTCAATGTCTTGAAGATTATGTTACGG AGGATGAGGAACTTGTCACAAATGCCCTCGAGACTGTAGTGAATTTGGCTCTATTGCTGAATCTTCGGATCTTTAGCTCCTCAAAACCTTCTTTTATCAAAATGAC GGAGAAACGTGCAGTCCAGGCTCTCATGGGAATGCTGGGATCTGCTGTGAAGGCATGGCACGCTGGCGCTGCTGAACTAATTGGTCGTCTTATAATAAATCCCGACAATGAACCTTTCCTACTTCCTTTTGCTTCACAG ATATATAAACGTTTAGTCGATATAATGAGCCTACCACCTACTGATGCGCAAGCAGCTGCTGTAGGTGCATTATATAACCTTACAGAAATAAATATGGACTGTCGTTTGAAGCTGGCCAGTGAACGATG GGCAATTGATCGACTGTTGAAAGTGATTAAGATGCCGCATCCAACACCAGAAGTTTGTAGGAAAGCAGCAACTATTTTGGAAAGCCTCGTGCTGGAGCCACAGAACAAGCCCCTCTTACTGGTGTATGAAAATGCTTTTGCAGAGATGCTCTTTGGGGATGCAAGGTACTCGGACATATTTGCAAGGATATTATATGAACTAACGTCACGGCCAAGCAACAAAGTCGCATCAGCTTGTGGTATCTGGGGCATGTAA
- the LOC107787621 gene encoding 3-ketoacyl-CoA synthase 20 has translation MGDEKIKNLVNTEAGRVSVEAKSERRNNNLPNFLLSVRLKYVKLGYHYLISNAMYVCLVPILGVLSVHLMTISVEDLVQLWDKLKFNLVTVIFCSALVVFLGTLYFMTRPRKVYLVDFSCYKPKPNVMCPKEIFMERSKQAGIFTEENLAFQKKILERSGLGQKTYFPEALLRVPAEPNMAEARKEAEMVMFGAIDELLAKTGVKAKDIGILVVNCSLFNPTPSLSAMIVNHYKLRGNVMSYNLGGMGCSAGLISIDLAKQLLQVNPNSYALVVSMENITLNWYFGNNRSMLVSNCIFRMGGAAILLSNRSSDRRRSKYQLIHTVRTHKGADDRSYGCVFQEEDENKEVGVALSKDLMAVAGEALKTNITTLGPLVLPMSEQLLFFMILVARKIFKMKIKPYIPDFKLAFEHFCIHAGGRAVLDELEKNLELSQWHMEPSRMTLYRFGNTSSSSLWYELAYSEAKGRIRKGDRTWQIAFGSGFKCNSAVWQALRTINPAKEKNPWMDEIDDFPVEVPRIVTIS, from the exons ATGGGTGATGAGAAAATTAAGAATCTTGTGAACACTGAAGCGGGACGAGTTTCGGTTgaggctaaaagtgaaagaagaaataaCAATCTTCCTAATTTTCTTCTATCAGTTAGGCTCAAATATGTGAAACTTGGTTACCATTATTTGATTAGCAATGCTATGTATGTGTGTTTGGTACCTATTTTGGGTGTGCTTTCAGTTCATCTTATGACTATTTCTGTGGAAGATTTAGTCCAATTATGGGATAAGTTGAAATTCAATCTTGTCACAGTAATTTTTTGCTCTGCTCTAGTGGTATTTTTAGGTACACTTTATTTTATGACAAGGCCTAGGAAAGTGTACTTAGTGGATTTTTCATGTTACAAACCTAAGCCAAATGTTATGTGTCCTAAGGAAATTTTTATGGAAAGGTCAAAACAAGCCGGAATTTTCACTGAGGAGAATTTAGCGTTTCAAAAGAAGATATTAGAGAGATCAGGATTGGGACAAAAGACATATTTTCCGGAGGCGCTTTTGAGAGTGCCTGCAGAGCCTAATATGGCCGAGGCGAGGAAAGAAGCTGAAATGGTGATGTTTGGTGCCATTGATGAATTGTTGGCGAAAACTGGAGTGAAAGCTAAGGATATTGGGATTCTTGTTGTGAATTGCAGCTTGTTTAATCCAACTCCTTCACTTTCTGCTATGATTGTTAACCATTACAAGCTGAGGGGAAATGTTATGAGCTATAATCTTGGTGGTATGGGCTGCAGTGCTGGACTCATTTCTATTGACCTTGCCAAACAACTATTACAG GTCAATCCTAATTCATATGCACTTGTAGTGAGTATGGAAAACATAACACTCAATTGGTACTTTGGCAACAATAGATCAATGCTCGTCTCAAATTGCATATTCAGAATGGGAGGTGCTGCAATTCTGCTATCAAACAGATCATCAGATCGTCGTCGTTCAAAATACCAGCTAATTCACACAGTACGTACACACAAAGGCGCCGATGACAGGAGCTATGGCTGCGTTTTCCAGGAGGAGGACGAGAATAAGGAGGTCGGTGTTGCCCTATCGAAGGACCTAATGGCCGTTGCAGGGGAAGCGTTAAAAACCAACATCACTACCCTCGGGCCATTAGTCCTACCTATGTCCGAGCAACTTTTATTTTTCATGATATTAGTCGCGAGAAAAATCTTTAAGATGAAAATCAAGCCTTATATACCGGATTTCAAGTTGGCATTCGAGCACTTCTGCATACACGCGGGAGGAAGGGCCGTGCTGGATGAGCTCGAGAAGAATCTCGAGCTCAGCCAGTGGCATATGGAACCATCAAGAATGACACTTTATAGGTTTGGTAACACTTCAAGTAGTTCTTTGTGGTATGAATTGGCTTATTCTGAAGCTAAAGGGAGAATAAGAAAGGGAGATAGAACATGGCAAATTGCATTTGGCTCAGGATTTAAGTGTAATAGTGCTGTTTGGCAAGCTTTGAGGACTATTAATCCTGCTAAAGAGAAGAATCCTTGGATGGATGAGATTGATGATTTCCCAGTTGAAGTGCCTAGAATTGTGACAATTAGTTGA